ACCCCTCCTGGCTCTAAGCCTGCTCCAAGCAGCACTTGGCTGTGCAGCTCCCTCCGGACCGtgacctgctgctgccctggctggtATTTCCTTGCTGCCGCCTCTCGCCTGCAACAGTGTTCCCAGCCCCTTCGGACATGACCTTTCCCCCAGCAATTAATGTGGTAAAGTCTGAAACATCAGGCCCTAAAGCATGAGTTTCATTTACACCTGTTTCCAAGATGCTTTACACTGACAGAATGGTGTGAAACCCAAGTAAAACACACACTCGATGTGTGatctttcctctgccttccttAGCACTGCCAACAAAATCCACTGCCAGCCAGCCTACACGCTAGGCAATCTTTAAGCTATTTCTAAAGCTGCTTGGAAGCCTCTTAATCACTACAGAAGGGCTTAATGAGACAGCTGGCCATCACATCCAACGGACAAACCCATTCCTGCCGCAGGTCAGGGGAAATCCAACTCCAGCAGTACCACAGACGGCTCTCTAGCCCGAACTGCCAGCGGCAAAGGCAAAGCCACGGCTCCTTCAGGGAGGTGGTATCACCCTGCACCAGGCACACAGGGCGCTTTCGGCCTAATCCCTCGGGGGAGCCTTTTGCCTAAACCCTTTCTCTACCGAGTGCACGGGGAGAAGAAGCCGGAGCTGCTGTCCCAGGGCTAAGCCCGGGCCCGGGGGAAGCTACGACCCCCTCGGCCGAGCTCACTCTGCTTGCTACCGAGCAACAAACACTCCGACAGCCGGGAGCGGAGCCCGAGGCGAGGCCTTCCCCGCTGCTGACAGCAGGCGGCAGCGGCCGCCACAGAATCAGCTCtcccggtggcggcggcggctgggaGGGCACGGCGTCCGCCCACCTGTAGGGAGGAATCCCCGACTACCAGGACGGGCACCAACGGGCACCTCCGACGGGCACGGGGCGAGGGCCGGGGGCGGCCGAGAGGCTGCAAGGCCTCGCTCCGCCAGCAGCCGGGCCGCTCGCCTCCCgtgcggcggcggccgttcaGCTCCCACCACCAACCAGCAACTCACGCCAAGCGGGACCGCGGCGTCCCGAGCCCCCTCCCTACCGGAGCCCCCAGGGCGCAaccaccaccgccgccgcccccggtcTCCCCTCACGGCGGGGCGAGCGGCCGCCCCTGAGGCGAGGCCCGGGCCGGGAAGGGCCGCGCCCAACACCGGTGCCCCCGCCCCCCTCCTTCACCCATAGGCTGACGGGCCTCCCCGGCAGCCAATCGCCTCCTGATCTGGCGCGCTCTTCCGCCTCttcccctggcagccctctctCCGCAGTTTCTTCCGCCTTCGCTCTGATTGGCCGCGGAGCGTGGCGGCGGCCTCCCAttggctggcggcggcgggacggCCCGCTAGGCCGGGGCGGGCGAGGCGTTTCCTAGCAGCAGCGGCCGCCGCCATGGcgccgcggcgcggcgggccggTGGGCTACGCGTTACTGGGCGGGCAGGTCGCGTTACTGCTCGgtaacctgctgctgctgcaaggctCCTCCCGCGGCCTCCCCCAGAACGGCACCGAGGCCGAGGCACCCGGGCCGGGGTCCCCCGCCTCCACTTGGGCCTACACCGACCCGCGGGCGCCGCTCGTCCTCTGTACCTACCTGTgagcgccgggccgggcggcggggacggggaAGCAGCGGCCGCCTCGCCCTCCCTCACCgctcccccctccttctcctcagcCCCGAGGAGTTCGTGGAGTGCGAAGAGCCGGTGGATCACGGCGGGAACGCCACGGcgcagcaggagctgggtcACGGCTGCGTGAAGGTGCGGAGCCGGGCGGGAAGGgatcggggtgggggggaatggACGGCTCGGCCTGGTCCCCGGGTCTCGCTGCCGGTGGTTGAGGGCACCCGCTCTGCCTACAGTTCGGCGGACAGGCCTACGGCGAGGTGGATCGCACCCGGGTGCAGTGCCGAGCGCTGGACGGTATCGAGTGCGCCGAGCCGCGGAGCTTCCTGCGGGGCAGCAGGCCCTGCGTCAAGTAGGATGCGCTCtccggggggggcgggagggcccctgtcccccccaacaaccccccatcccctcctcccgGGCCCTGCGCCTCTCCCGGCCCCCACGGGAGGGAGCCCCGATGTAAGGAACCGGCGGCTTACCCGGGCCCCtgcacccaccccccccccgaccccttCCATTGCAGGTACACTGGGCACTACTTCATAACCACGCTGCTCTACTCGTTTTTCCTGGGTTGCTTCGGAGTGGATCGGTTCTGCCTGGGCCACACCGGGACCGCCGTGGGGAAACTGCTGACGCTGGGAGGACTGGGGATCTGGTGGTTCGTGGATCTGATTCTCCTCATCACCGGCGGGCTGATGCCCAGCGACGGCAGCAACTGGTGCACGGTGTACTGAGAGGGCTGAGCTGGCCCCCACGGAGGTCGACGGCCTCGCGGAGGAGGGGAGACGGACTCCCCCGCTTCTTCTGCAGCACCAGAGCGGACTTCTGCCTTGCGCAAACGTGGATTTACAAAGCTGTAACTTAACGCGCGGAACAGTCGTTCTTGTTGATTCCTCTGTGCAAGCCTTGGATGCAAAATTGTTCGGTATATACTTTGcttgtttaaaataatctggATTTTCACCTGCCCCAAGCAGGGACAGTTTAAGAAATCAGACCTTGCGAACAGAGGTGGTCAAACAAATCTTAATAAAGCCTGGAAGGAGCTGACTCCACGTACTTTCACTATCTATAGGGTACATGCAGCCACACAGACGCAGGCCGCCAGCGTGTGGTTTTGTGTTACTAGACTTTGTAAACCTTTAAGGTTGAGTAAACCAACACAATGTTACAGAGACTCTGTGGCAAAGCCACGAGCTCTAATTCTacattatttgtttaaaactgtGTTCACCGGCTGCAGGGGAAGCTGGGTTAGATTTAGCAGAAACTGCACCCTTTGGAGAGCATTACTTTCCCCTCTCGAAGGCAGGGAAAGTCACAGTGCAGCATGTAAAGTTACTATTGAGGCCTCTCCAAAGAAGCACTTGCATCTATTGATGTAAGTCTCCCTGCCATGCACATGTTACAGAAACATCATCTGTATGACACTGCAATCACTCTAtgtgttattttaaagttaCCTGTGTCTCCTGGCTCCTGCCCTTCCTAGTAAATAAGCATCCTTTCCAAGACATACTCCATTGTGCTGCCCATGGCAGCAGGTTGCattccctttccctgctgccagaCAGTCGTATTCTTTAAAGTCATGACCATTCAGTAGCAACCATTTGTGTTTTACAAAACTGTTAAATACCAGCCTTGCCTCATTAGTGATGGAAACCTCATTGCCACCCGGAGCTGCAGGGAACAGACGGGAGTCGTCGGAGATCTGGGAAAGGGCCAGAGATGCCAAGGGGTAACTCCTGTCCACGTGCCGGTCACTCCTCTTGCTCCAGCCCACAGCACAAGGCGCATGCGTTACCAAAATGAGTGGGAGCTTCAAGCAACCACACACCCAAAAGAGGAAGCCCCACCAGATGCAGTCTGAAAACTTACCGAGCTgaataaaaatgggaaaaggaagctGCAGTAAGTCACAGCCAGAAGCAGACACAAAATCCATATCTGCAAAAGTCCAGTCACATTTGACGTAAAATACAGCAACCATACACTCTCCGTTCTCACACAGTTCTGCAAACCGAGGACCCTCCAGCTGTTTCCATTTGGCTAATTTCTGCCTGCATTACTTCTACTTCTGCCTCCAACAGCACTGCAATGGTGTTCAGTTTGGCTGGGAATTCTGCCTATTCcagttttggtttgtggtttatTGCAACAACTCCTCCTCTtcggggaatggggtttatatCCCATTTCGGTCACAAGTAATCTGAATTTGGCAGCTTTGAATAGGTCTCAGGGCAGTAGGGTGGCGGGGGAGGCTTCATCGTGAAACTACCACATTCTTCAGACCAGTGGAACAACAGGGCTGAAAAACCCAtgggggcgggtgggggggtggaattATGCAGCgagccagaaaagaaaaaaaaagaaaaaaaaaaaatcccatgtgCAAAAGCCCATCATCATTAACATCTCCCCACGTCctcagcccagcagctgccagctaACAGCAGGACCTCAAATTCCTTCTGTGTACGAGGCAGTCATGGACTACACTGAGGAAAACCAGGGTATTGGTCCGACAGCTTTCCTCTGGCCCGCATATCCAGAAAGGCAAAGATAGTTGTGACTTCCCTGCCACCGCCATGCACTCACCCTCTCTCACACCCAGAACCGACCTATGTGCAGGGCAACAGCATCTGTGCTCACTTCACACAAGAAGTGTGCTCAGCCAGTTGTCACTGGAAAATATgacagtgaaagcaaaaaaaaaaaaaaaaaagtaacaaagtgTTTAAACCAAGAGTTTTATTGGGACACACTTAGCTATCGAAGGGCTCAAGATGAGCAATAGCTGGAGCTGTCTTAACATTGTCAGCAATGAAATTCAACTTGCACCTCAGGCTGGGAGGATGCACACCGCCTGGAGACGGACGATTTCTGCTCCAAGCAGTCATGTTCctcaccaaacacacaccctgGAAGCAAGGGATGCTTCTTGCCCCATTAGTCTCTGTCCCCTCTTTTTCTAGCAGTGACAAACGAGATCAAAAATTTCTTCAAAGCAAAGGCCACGATGGCCCTTTGCCCTCCCCTCGGTGCTCTTTCCCGCTGAAGCTGGCTGGGGGGGCCAGGGTGTCCGGTGGGGCACAGTGGGGTGGGCAGcccagctggctgcagctccaCAGCAGGGTCCTCTGAGGGGCTCCAGCCGTAAGTGTGACACAAGAGACACCAGGCTGGGCTTTGGCAGCTCAGTGCAGCATCCCTAAAAGCTCCCCCAGCACATGATGGCTGCTCCCCTTGCACGTGGGGGGAGCACCTGGCAGTGGCCCCCATGGTCCCCGCCCGCCGCTGCGCCCTGTCTCCCAGCCCTGGTGGGGATGGTATTCAACCCTCCCTGGCAATCATTACCCAGAATACACCATGCAAACAGACAGCCTGGGAAAGCAACTGGgatttccttctttatttaaaaacacagggGAAAAGGGGTTCCATCTCCTGCAGCCAGCATTTACAGGCGAGGGGTGGGAGGCAGGTAACCGACACCATGGGAG
This Buteo buteo chromosome 12, bButBut1.hap1.1, whole genome shotgun sequence DNA region includes the following protein-coding sequences:
- the TM2D2 gene encoding TM2 domain-containing protein 2; its protein translation is MAPRRGGPVGYALLGGQVALLLGNLLLLQGSSRGLPQNGTEAEAPGPGSPASTWAYTDPRAPLVLCTYLPEEFVECEEPVDHGGNATAQQELGHGCVKFGGQAYGEVDRTRVQCRALDGIECAEPRSFLRGSRPCVKYTGHYFITTLLYSFFLGCFGVDRFCLGHTGTAVGKLLTLGGLGIWWFVDLILLITGGLMPSDGSNWCTVY